CTGGGGTGCTGCTTCCTGAGGCCCTGGGAATTCAGCGGTGGGGCCCATCTGCCGTCACCTCCTCCCCCCTTTCCAGGGCTTGAACCCCCTCTTGTGGTTCATCCAGACCTCGCTGTACTATAGAAGCTTCCTAGTGATGGATGTGTTCTGGTCGGTGCTGATATGGTAGCCATGAGCCATAGGTGGCTATTTACCCCTAGAAATGCAGCTAGGGCAaccaagttttttgttttatctcattttaatcaGCTCAGATTTGAAttgaaatagccacatgtggctagcggCTGCTGTGCTGGACGGTGCTGACCTAGAGACTGTGCTTCTCTCCAGTTCTTGCCTAGCTTATTCCAGTAGTTCCCCCGCTTCCAAGCCCAGCTTCAGAGGTACCTGACCAGAAAgcctggctctgggctgggctgcTAGCCCAGGGGATGGGGAACAGTGCCAGCTAATCCCTCCAGGCCTTTGACTCTGAGCTGTCACATCCACCCCAGGTCCTCTTCTCAGAGGGGCCTTGGCTCCCTTGGTTTTTCTCATGGTAATCAGTAAAGTCCCAGGGCTTTGATTCCTCAGTTTCAGGCTCTGGTTTTCATGGCAGACTTTTATGAGGGCTTATGGAAAAatcagcattcattcattcattgtcatTCATTCGGTCATTCAGTCTGTTTGTCAGTGCATGTCTGTTGCACACCTGCTAGTCCAGGTGGAGCCAGGGTCCTGGCAATTCCACCCTCTGACTTTGATGGCGGGCCAAGACCCCTGCTGTCCCTGATGGGCCTCAGGATCACAGCAGCTGCTTGCTCACACCTTTAATTATCTCTGGTTTGCTCACCACTCCTTGTTAACACTCTCCGGGGCCCAGGCCAGCAGGTCCAGGCAAGTTCTGGGAGATCAGAGGGAACCAGCATCCACTCCACAGCCCCATGGCAGGCCTCACAAATGCCCTAAACCACCCAGTTGGTCCAAACATTCCTTCCCTCCCATGGGGCTTGGATCAAGGCATGGAGGCCAGGGCCCCTCTgctctcttcctgacttgacCAGAATTCCCAGGCCCTCACCCTGGGGTACTTGGCAAATGGGCCTTTGGTCCTTGACTTCTGGGTGGTCAGTGTCCCTGGCCCTCTTATTGCAGGCCCTCCCACTTGGCCTCTCTTtgcccactgcccctcccccaggagcccTTTTTGCCCTTGATCCTGGGAAGGTGCAGGTGCAGGATAGGAAGACTGCATCTGGTTTCTGACATTGCTGGACTCACTGCTGGGGACAGTGTGACATAGAGGTGGCCAGCAGCTGACCTGGCCCAGCCCTGAGAAGAGTGTGCCTGGAGGTTGCCCCAGAGTGTACATCCTGAGGGGGCATGGCCATCTGCCCCCAGTGACTGTTGAGCTCACTTGGTTTTGCCCCGTGTTTGCAGAGCTGCATCCCCTCTTCTTTTGCTCCATCACctctctggggaggtggggggtggtttCTCCTTGCTGTGCAGGCTGAAAGGCCCTGACTGAGCACAGCATCTCTTCCCAAGCAGGGTTTCCCTTCAGCAGGCCTTTCTGGGCCTCTCAAGTGCAGGGCAAGGGCGAGGCCTCGGGATCCTGCCAGCAGAtgggagatgaggaggaggagaagagaggtgCGTGCAGAGGTGACAGGTGGGCGGGGCAGTAGGGTCATGGCTGTCACTCCCAGGTGCCCCATGTCAGTGCGGGCTGTTTCCTGTGGGGTGCAGACACACAGCCCCTCCTGGGGCAGGGCCGCCAGCCCTCCCTCCTGTGTGGAGGGTGGCTCTTGCTTCCAGGGTTCCCAGCAGGTCCTTGCCCTAATTTCTAGCTCCACAATTCCCCCGGGGCCCTCATGAAAGCCTCTGCCTTGCTGGAATCCCTCTATCCAGGAGCCGTGGAGGTGGGCAAGGAGGAGCTAGCCCCGCCCCTGGGAGCCCTTGGGGATATGAAGTCCTTCAAAAGCAGGGTGGGGAGAGCCCAGGGGGATGCCCCACGGTGTGGGCAGCGAACAGCCGGCGGCCAGAGCTCAGGGCCAGCCAAGGACGATGTGCAGCCGGGTCCTGTGGAGGAGGCACAGTCGGAACCAGCCCCGCCTGACATCGGCATCCCGAAAGCCCAGGAGGGCCGCTTCCCAGAGCAACCCAGAGATGGGGAGACGACCGCCCCTGAGAGCAGCGAGGAGGGCCTGGCCCCTAACGGCGACGCCGGCAAGAAGACCTACAAGTGCGAGCAGTGCGGCAAGGCCTTCAGCTGGCACTCGCACTTGGTGACGCACCGGCGCACgcacacgggcgagaagccctATGCCTGCACGGACTGCGGCAAGCGCTTCGGCCGCAGCTCACACCTCATCCAGCACCAGAtcatccacactggagagaagccctacaCCTGCCCGTCCTGCTGGAAGAGCTTTAGCCACCACTCGACGCTGATCCAGCACCAGCGCATCCACACGGGTGAGAAGCCCTACGTGTGCGACCGCTGCGCCAAGCGCTTTACCCGCCGCTCAGACTTGGTCACCCACCAGGGCACCCACACAGGCGCCAAGCCGCACAAATGCCCCATCTGTGGCAAGTGCTTCACGCAGAGCTCAGCCCTGGTCACCCACCAGCGCACCCACACCGGGGTCAAGCCCTACCCGTGCCCCGAGTGCGGCAAGTGCTTCAGCCAGCGCTCCAACCTCATTGCCCACAACCGCACGCACACCGGCGAGAAGCCCTACCACTGCCTCGACTGCGGCAAGAGCTTCAGCCACAGCTCGCACCTCACCGCCCACCAGCGCACCCACCGCGGTGTCCGGCCCTACTCCTGCTCCCTGTGCGGCAAGAGCTTCAGCCGGCGCTCCAACCTGCACCGGCACGAGAAGATCCACACGGCGGGGCCCAAGGCCCTGGCCATGCTGATGCTGGGGGCAGCCGGGGCTCTGGCGGCGCCCCCTCCGGCCCCCACCTAGGAGGCTGAGAGACAGGGGCCGGCCCGGAGACAAGGAAGGAGGGGGATTGGAGCGGGGACAGCTGCTGCGGGGGTGTGACCTGGGAGGCCCAGGAAGGGAGTTGGGGAGGTGCTGGTATGGGGGTGGGGCGCGGCAACACGGGAGGAGCTCGGGTGAGGAGCAGCCATGCTCACTGCAAATTAAAGGCCTTGGAATTCGAGCGACAGCCTATAGCTCTGTCTTGTGGGGCCCTGGAGGCTGACCCCGGACTTGGCGGGGGGAAGTGGGGGCTCCGGGGTCAACCCAGTGTCTCCTCAGCCATCCCTATGTCATCCCTCTGGGGGCTTGggcaccttcctccccagccttCACCTAGCTTGGACCCATTCCAGAGTCTATGGCAAAGGCTTCTGAGCACAGGTTTCCAAACCTGAAGTCAGCTGGCCACTTCTGAAGTTGTGGAACCGGTGGGGTGGTCTGCTGCTGTGGTCACTTGTCCCAGGCATTGCCCACTGAGCTCTGGACCCTCCCTGGGCTCTTCTCTTTGGGATCCGGGAGGAGGGCCGAGCCAGCATGGGAATTCATGCTCAGTGTCTCCTGCCTTCCCTGTCTCCTGTCTCAGGCACTGGAGCCTGCATTTTGTGACTGGACATTTTCACCTGCATCCCTGGGGACGCAGCTGTAATCCAGTGAGGATTTCTCACTTACCAGGGACCCTGCCCCTCCTGGTCCTTTCTGAGGCTGCTGCCAGCTCCCTCTCCTACTTCTCACCTCCTTGGTCTCTTTGCACATGTCCTTTATAATTTGCCCTATCCGCCCCTGCCTGGCTGTTTTACTCCTGGCCTTCTGGTTTTTTAGCTCTGAAGCTTCCCATTCTCtacgtttttttttccccccagggaGGGGTGGGCTCAGCTTGCTTATTGTCCTAGGTTTGCAGCTCAGCTCTCACAATTACATTCAGTCTGACGCCAAATGACCTTGAGGACGTCTGCATCAGGGAGGCTGTTGGGACCCCACCTGTCTCTGCAGATCACAGGGCCAGCAGGGCAGTCGCAGCCCCGGTTAGCTCCCAGCCAATAAGGGATGAAATGTCTTGAACAGGACAGCGGACTGAGAATAGTAATAATAGCTGCCAGTGGCAGCTGCCCTGTCAGGCGTGGGGCCAAACACCATATATAGTTTCCTCAGTGCTCTACAAGTCTGAGCAGTGGGTTTCATCTCAGTTTTATAGAGCAGGAAACAGGCCAAGAAGTccaataacttgtccaaagtcattcAACCAGAGAGCTGGAAGCTGGGGCTCAGGTCcagggtttttatttgtttgtttgtttatttatttacttggttgcaccggg
This region of Physeter macrocephalus isolate SW-GA chromosome 14, ASM283717v5, whole genome shotgun sequence genomic DNA includes:
- the LOC102994476 gene encoding zinc finger protein 205 isoform X4: MSADGGGIRATQDKERAQETPGHGHSCQEMLSKSEGTVLLGAAQESPHIKMEPEEPHPEGASQEARAQGVQGWVPLSQGSKEKTHFLPGGALPSPQIPVLSHEGRTRDRRMAAALLTAWSQMPVTFEDVAVYLSREEWGRLDHTQQSFYRDVLQKRNGLSLAGFPFSRPFWASQVQGKGEASGSCQQMGDEEEEKRGAVEVGKEELAPPLGALGDMKSFKSRVGRAQGDAPRCGQRTAGGQSSGPAKDDVQPGPVEEAQSEPAPPDIGIPKAQEGRFPEQPRDGETTAPESSEEGLAPNGDAGKKTYKCEQCGKAFSWHSHLVTHRRTHTGEKPYACTDCGKRFGRSSHLIQHQIIHTGEKPYTCPSCWKSFSHHSTLIQHQRIHTGEKPYVCDRCAKRFTRRSDLVTHQGTHTGAKPHKCPICGKCFTQSSALVTHQRTHTGVKPYPCPECGKCFSQRSNLIAHNRTHTGEKPYHCLDCGKSFSHSSHLTAHQRTHRGVRPYSCSLCGKSFSRRSNLHRHEKIHTAGPKPHSCGQCGKRFRWGSDLARHQRTHTGEKPHKCQECDKSFRSSSDLVRHQGVHTGQKPFSCSECGKSFSRSAYLADHQRIHTGEKPFGCSDCGKSFSLRSYLLDHRRVHTGERPFGCGECDKSFKQRAHLIAHQSLHAKMAQPVG
- the LOC102994476 gene encoding zinc finger protein 205 isoform X1; amino-acid sequence: MSADGGGIRATQDKERAQETPGHGHSCQEMLSKSEGTVLLGAAQESPHIKMEPEEPHPEGASQEARAQGVQGWVPLSQGSKEKTHFLPGGALPSPQIPVLSHEGRTRDRRMAAALLTAWSQMPVTFEDVAVYLSREEWGRLDHTQQSFYRDVLQKRNGLSLAGFPFSRPFWASQVQGKGEASGSCQQMGDEEEEKRGAVEVGKEELAPPLGALGDMKSFKSRVGRAQGDAPRCGQRTAGGQSSGPAKDDVQPGPVEEAQSEPAPPDIGIPKAQEGRFPEQPRDGETTAPESSEEGLAPNGDAGKKTYKCEQCGKAFSWHSHLVTHRRTHTGEKPYACTDCGKRFGRSSHLIQHQIIHTGEKPYTCPSCWKSFSHHSTLIQHQRIHTGEKPYVCDRCAKRFTRRSDLVTHQGTHTGAKPHKCPICGKCFTQSSALVTHQRTHTGVKPYPCPECGKCFSQRSNLIAHNRTHTGEKPYHCLDCGKSFSHSSHLTAHQRTHRGVRPYSCSLCGKSFSRRSNLHRHEKIHTAGPKALAMLMLGAAGALAAPPPAPT
- the LOC102994476 gene encoding zinc finger protein 205 isoform X2; amino-acid sequence: MSADGGGIRATQDKERAQETPGHGHSCQEMLSKSEGTVLLGAAQESPHIKMEPEEPHPEGASQEARAQGVQGWVPLSQGSKEKTHFLPGGALPSPQIPVLSHEGRTRDRRMAAALLTAWSQMPVTFEDVAVYLSREEWGRLDHTQQSFYRDVLQKRNGLSLGFPFSRPFWASQVQGKGEASGSCQQMGDEEEEKRGAVEVGKEELAPPLGALGDMKSFKSRVGRAQGDAPRCGQRTAGGQSSGPAKDDVQPGPVEEAQSEPAPPDIGIPKAQEGRFPEQPRDGETTAPESSEEGLAPNGDAGKKTYKCEQCGKAFSWHSHLVTHRRTHTGEKPYACTDCGKRFGRSSHLIQHQIIHTGEKPYTCPSCWKSFSHHSTLIQHQRIHTGEKPYVCDRCAKRFTRRSDLVTHQGTHTGAKPHKCPICGKCFTQSSALVTHQRTHTGVKPYPCPECGKCFSQRSNLIAHNRTHTGEKPYHCLDCGKSFSHSSHLTAHQRTHRGVRPYSCSLCGKSFSRRSNLHRHEKIHTAGPKALAMLMLGAAGALAAPPPAPT